The following proteins are encoded in a genomic region of Hydra vulgaris chromosome 05, alternate assembly HydraT2T_AEP:
- the LOC136080415 gene encoding uncharacterized protein LOC136080415: MAVTLKEIKTMLKEMFKEFKKETEEMFRKQEKTVIDIIGANIKIINDRLDKAEININVDVNKIKELSKEKQRNLEDRSRRNNLRIDGVDENGQESWGDSEKKVQAFFWQNLGLKNIEIERAHRTGLKKDGRPRTIVLNLQKYKDKIRILKESHRLKGTNCFINEDFSRETVVIRKKLFAEVKQRRSNGENVLE, from the exons ATGGCAGTAAcacttaaagaaattaaaacaatgttaaaagaaatgtttaaagaattcaaaaaagaaactgaagaaaTGTTTCGTAAACAAGAGAAAACTGTTATCGATATTATAGgcgctaatataaaaatcattaatgacaGATTAGACAAAGCTGAGATAAATATCAACGTGgatgtaaacaaaattaaagaactCTCAAAG GAAAAGCAACGAAACCTGGAAGATAGATCAAGAAGAAACAACCTACGAATCGATGGAGTTGATGAAAATGGACAAGAATCATGGGGGgactctgaaaaaaaagttcaagcaTTCTTCTGGCAAAATCTTGGACTGAAAAATATCGAAATTGAGCGTGCCCACCGCACTGGATTGAAGAAAGATGGACGACCGAGGACAATAGTTCTTAACCTGCAGaaatataaagacaaaataagAATCTTGAAAGAATCTCATCGACTTAAAGGCACAAATTGCTTCATTAACGAAGACTTTTCTCGTGAGACCGTTGTCATTCGGAAAAAGTTATTTGCGGAAGTTAAACAAAGGCGCTCAAATGGTGAAAATGTATTG GAATGA